One part of the Perognathus longimembris pacificus isolate PPM17 chromosome 10, ASM2315922v1, whole genome shotgun sequence genome encodes these proteins:
- the Rnase10 gene encoding inactive ribonuclease-like protein 10, whose product MKMTLVQASLMLFLLLLGLGLGLGLGLHMAAAVLEDSDQPLNEFWSSDSQDKSWATGEEEGTRTPEILILRIKEMVRPGGPEEPILSEDEVRRSKMIKAEALFQTNEDYLRFDLSDRECNAMMAPKNQGHNRSCIAQYTFIHEDPSIVTAVCKSPVVVCAIKGAKCHRSPRPFDLTICKLSKPGLVTPNCSYLTFIMEKVILIACDDVTHPLSLGQ is encoded by the coding sequence ATGAAGATGACTCTGGTGCAGGCCTCTTTGATGCTGTTTctgctgctactggggctggggctggggctggggctaggGCTCCACATGGCTGCAGCAGTCTTGGAAGACAGTGATCAACCACTGAATGAGTTTTGGTCTAGTGACTCACAGGACAAAAGCTGGGCCACTGGAGAGGAAGAAGGCACCCGAACCCCAGAAATCCTGATACTTCGCATTAAAGAAATGGTGCGGCCTGGCGGGCCAGAAGAGCCCATCCTCAGTGAAGATGAAGTAAGAAGAAGCAAGATGATCAAGGCAGAGGCTCTTTTTCAGACAAATGAAGACTATCTTAGGTTTGACTTGAGTGACAGAGAGTGTAATGCCATGATGGCACCCAAGAACCAGGGGCACAATCGGAGCTGCATTGCCCAGTATACATTCATCCATGAAGACCCAAGCATAGTCACAGCTGTCTGTAAAAGTCCTGTTGTTGTCTGTGCTATCAAGGGGGCCAAATGTCACAGAAGTCCCCGTCCTTTTGACTTGACAATATGCAAACTGTCCAAACCAGGACTAGTTACACCTAACTGCAGTTACCTGACATTCATTATGGAAAAGGTCATTCTTATAGCCTGTGATGATGTAACCCATCCATTGTCATTAGGGCAATGA